The genomic window TACATATAAGATGACACAACTATCCTTACTAAAAAGATGTCCCCAAATAAACCTAGATAGCTAGGTGCACCAAACAGCCATTTATCTAGCTATTATGCTGCTTTAAATTTACGCATGAGAACGAATTAGTAAGTAGTAACTATCATCTTATTTCCTCCTTTTCATCAATAATAATACTATAAGCTTAGCAAACGATCTTTGTAAATGAACATTGTGTGAATTTTTGGTAAATACTATACTTAATTCTTGGGCGATGGCTTACGAAGTTTCATCACCTACAAATATAACTAAACCGATTCGTGTTTTGAAGATTTATGAAATAAACAAAGAGCGAGTAGCTTTAAAAAGCCTACCCGCTTTCGATTAGTTTAAAAACAGATCCTCAGGATCTTCTAATAATGATTTGATTGTCGTTAAAAATTGGACGGCATCCTTACCATCAATAATACGATGATCATAAGATAAGGCTATATACATCATCGGTCTTACTTCGATTGAATCCTCATCATCTACTACAACTGGCCTTCTTTGAATAGTGTGCATGCCTAATATACCAACTTGTGGGGTATTGAGAATTGGTGTCGAGAATAGTGAGCCAAATACGCCACCATTCGTAATGGAAAAAGTCCCACCTTGTAAATCAGATAGACTGAGTTTTTTGTCTTTCGCTTTTTGCGCCAGGGACATAATGTCTTTTTCAATCTCGGCAAAGCTTTTCTTATCTGCATCACGTACAATAGGTACGACTAATCCATCATCAACTGAAACAGCAATCCCTATGTCGTAGAATTTCTTTAAAATAATCTCTTCATCTTGGATTTCAGCATTTAAATATGGATACTTTTTCAGTGCCGAGACAACTGCTTTTGTAAAGAATGACATAAAGCCAAGCTTAACATCATGTTGCTCTTGAAATCCTTGTTTTTTTCGCTCGCGAATAGCCATGATGGCTGAGAGATCAACCTCGTTAAATGTTGTAAGCATGGCTGCTTGGTGTTGTGCTTCTAATAATCTTTTTGCTATAGTCTGTCGCTTACGAGACATTTTGATTTTTTCATACCGGTCGTTGTCTAACTCTGGTGTTGCCTCTTTTTCTTTTTCAGTTTGTTGAGGTTGTTGTTGTGTTAGATGAGACTCTTGAATATCATGTAATCTAATTCGACCTAACGGATCTCTTGTTTTAACTTCTGTTAAATCAATGCCTAATTCACGAGCTTTTTTTCGAGCTGCAGGTGAAGCAATTGGACGAAAAGATTGACCCCTCTCCTGTTTTTCTCTAGTTTCTCCATCATTTGTTTGATTTTCTGATTTGTAGGCAGTCTCTTCTGTATGTCTATCATCATTTGTATAGTTGTTTGTCTGTTCCATTGTTCTGTCTTTCTTTTCTTTAGTTTCTCGTGAGTTGTTTTGCTCTGTATCCTCCGCTGCCGTTGCTAATACATCTCCTACTGCTACATTATCCCCTTCTTGTTTTAACAATTCCTTAATTGTACCTGTGACTTCACTAGTAATCTCCAAATTTACTTTATCTGTTTCTAGTTCAACTATTTGTTGACCCTCTGTCACACTGTCTCCCTCTGCCACAAGCCATCTTGCAATCGTTCCTTCTGTGACTGATTCTGCTAGCTCGGGTACTTTAATTTCTTTCAATGTACTCTTCTCCTTTCGATACATCTAAAGCGGAATCGATAATTTGGTCTTGTTCTTTTTTATGAACATTTGGGTCTCCTGTTGCTGGACTCGAGCGGTCCGGTCTTCCAATATACGAAATAGGTATGTCCTTATTTATACATTCTTTTAGACGCGCTTGAATGTAAGGCCAAGCTCCCATATTTTTAGGTTCTTCCTGTACCCAGGCTATGCTTGATACGTTTTTATACTTAGTAAACAGTTGGCGCATTTCTTTTTCGGGAAAAGGATAAAGCTCTTCAATTCTAATAATATGAACTTCGTTAAACTCTTTTGTTTGAGCTTCATCTATTTTCGTTATTAAATCAATTGCGATTTTACCGCTGCAGAAAATAAGTTTCTTTAACTTTTCAGGTTGCTCTGACTTAGTACGGTTGTCTTCTAGTACCGAGTGAAAGGAGCCGTCGCTAAGCTCATTACCTTGACACGCTGTGTAGGCATTTCGAAGTAAGCTTTTCGGTGTCAAAATGATAAGTGGCCGTGCTTCTTTTTCCTCCAAAGCGGCCTGTCGACGTAAAATATGAAAATATTGAGCAGCACTAGTTAAATTGGCTATAGTCCAATTGCTCTCTGCTGCTAACGTTAAAAAACGTTCTAATCGAGCGCTTGAGTGTTCAGGCCCCTGTCCTTCAAACCCATGTGGTAAGAGCATAACAAGCTTAGATTTTTGTCCCCACTTGGCCTGACCAGCAGAGATAAATTGGTCAATAATAACTTGAGCTGCATTCACAAAATCCCCGTATTGTGCTTCCCACAAAACAAGTGTATCAGGTGCTTTTACGCTATACCCATATTCAAACCCAAGGGCGGCTGCTTCTGATAAAGGACTGTTATATATAGCAAAAGAAGCTTTAGCTTCAGGAAGATGATGTAATGGTGAAAACGTACGGTTTGTTTTATGATCATGTAACACAAGATGTCTTTGGGCAAATGTCCCTCTCTCACTATCCTGACCTGTCAGGCGAATAGGAGTGCCATCCTTCAAAATTGTCGCAAATGCTAACGTTTCTGCTAATGCCCAGTCAATTTTTTTACCATCTTCAAAGGCATCATTGCGTCTTTGAAGGATTTTTTCAAGCTTCGGATAAGGAGTATACCCTTTCGGCCATGTTAGTAAGTTAGTATTAATCTTCATTAGTACATCTTTAGATACAGCCGTGTTTTTAGTAGCAATTCTTTTTTCAATTGACTCAGGAAGTTTAACTTCTTGCTTCTCTTTTGGGATTTGTTTATAAGTGTCTTTTAAGTGTTGTTCTAGTTTTTCTTTTTTATCTTTAATAGAGTCCTTCGTTACTATTTTTTCTTTCATCAGAATCGAACTATATATATCTGCTAACCTATCATGTTTTGCTATTTGTTCATACAATAAGGGTTGTGTGGCCATCGGGTCATCCATCTCGTTATGACCATATCGTCTATACCCTATCAAATCAATGACTACATCTTTTTGGAACTTTTGCTTGTAGGCAAACGCTAGTTTTATAGCTGACAAGCATGCTTCCGGATCATCTGCGTTCACATGGATAATAGGAATCTCAAACCCTTTAGCAATATCACTGGCGTACTTTGTTGACCTTGCATCCTCTGAGTCTGTTGTGAAGCCTAATAAGTTATTGGCAATTATGTGAATGGTACCTCCTGTGTTATACCCTCTTAAGTTCATAAGGTTTAGCGTTTCTGCTACAACACCTTCACCTGGAAAAGCAGCATCTCCGTGGATAACAACACTCATGGCATTTGACATGTGTTGAATTGGATACCCAACGCTTGTGCGTTCATCCTGGTAGGCGCGAGCAAAACCTGATACGACAGGATTTACAAACTCAAGATGACTAGGATTATGTGCTAATGTCAGCGTCAAACCTTCCTCCATTTCATGATTTGCACCAAGATGATATTTTACATCACCCGTCCATCCAAAATTAATACCTCTAGAGCCTTCAGATGGAATTAAATCCTTGTTGGGAGAGTGATGGAATTCTGACAAAATAAGGTCGTATGGCTTTTGAAGCACATGTGCTAGTACATTTAATCGTCCGCGATGTGCCATACCCATGACGACTTGCTTGTAACCATTCTTTGCAGCTAATTTGGCAGCATCTTCTAGCATGGGAACAAGCATATCAACACCTTCTATTGAAAAACGTTTTTGACCTACAAATGTTTTTTGTAAAAATTGTTCAAATGCATCAACTTTTAATAAGGTATCCAATAATTTATGCTTATTCTCGGGAGAGAGGGAAACAATATATGTTCCTTTTTCTACTGCTTGATCAAGCCAATCTCGTTCCTCTTGTTCGAATACATGACTAAACTCGTATGCAACCTTACCGGTATAACACTTTTTTAAGTACTCATATGCTTGCAGTCCGTTCTCAATGTTGTGGGGGGCATTCTCCCACAACATAGTGGCAGGTACACTTTTTAACTCTTCTTCTGTTAAATTAAAATAACGCAACTCGAAATTACTTTGGTGTTGTTCTTTTTGTTTTGTAATTGGGTATAAGGAGGCCTCTTGATGCCCATACGTTCGAATACTCTGTAATAAACGCATTGTATTTGCAATCGTGTGACTAACGTTATGAATATTTGTGATAGCGATATTGTCTGTATTAGATGTCCATTTATTTTCCTTTTTATTTGTGAAAAACGCTCGCATTGACTGATCAACAGAATTAGGATCTTCTAGAAACCTCTCATGCAGTTCTTCTATATATGCTAAGTTCGGCCCGTGAAAATTACGCCATTTGTCCCCATTTTTTGTCACGAGATTCCTTCCTTTCTTGGGATTCATTGCATTACCCCACTTATATGTATGAAGCAAAGTTGCCGTAGTATTACTTTTCAAACACATTGTTAATACTTTAGTTACCGAAATAAGCTGTTGCAAAACATAAATTAAGCTTTGTTAGCCTGTAACGTTAAAAATCAACATGAACCATTAATATAGTAAATAAATTAAGAGGTTTTATATTAGGCATCCTCTAACTAGTTATATATAATATAGGGTATACAAGACTAAAAGATTGGGAGTGTTCTTACGGATGGAACAAAATTATAAAAAACATGCAATGATTGACCCTGTTTTTCACTTTGTACTTGCCCCGTTATCACTAATTAGTGTAATTATTGGCATTGTACAGTTTGTCTATGCTATTCGAGTTGGAACTTCCACCTTGACTGCAGTAATGCTTCTAATAACAGGCTTTCTCTTTTTCTTTGCAGCTACAAGAATACGTGGGTATGCTTTAAAACTTCAGGATCGATTAATTCGTACAGAAGAAAACTTTCGTTATTTTGTTTTGACTGGGAAAAGACTGGACAGCGCACTATCTTTAAAACAAATCATTGCTCTACGATTTGCAAGTGATGAAGAGTTTCCTGCACTTGTTGAAGAAGCATTAGAAAAAAACATGACACCTGATGAGATTAAACGTACAATAAAAAATTGGAGAGTAGATTATCAGCGGGTATAATGAAAACCTCTACTTTGTAGAGGTTTCTCTATGCTGTATAGATTGTCGATTAACTGTGAAAAATGTAATGATGATTCAACACTTTGTAAGGAGAAATTAATAGACTGCTTGACAATAGTGTAGTTGGGAGTGATACGTATGACACAAACAATGATTGAAGTAGATGGTTTAGTAAAAAAATATGGAGATTTAGTAGCGGTTAACGGCGTGGAATTCAACGTAGGAGCCGGTGAGGTGTTTGGTTTACTAGGGCCCAATGGTGCTGGTAAAACCACAACCATTGAAATGCTCGTGGGTTTGCGTAAGCC from Bacillus sp. HMF5848 includes these protein-coding regions:
- the odhB gene encoding 2-oxoglutarate dehydrogenase complex dihydrolipoyllysine-residue succinyltransferase, with the protein product MKEIKVPELAESVTEGTIARWLVAEGDSVTEGQQIVELETDKVNLEITSEVTGTIKELLKQEGDNVAVGDVLATAAEDTEQNNSRETKEKKDRTMEQTNNYTNDDRHTEETAYKSENQTNDGETREKQERGQSFRPIASPAARKKARELGIDLTEVKTRDPLGRIRLHDIQESHLTQQQPQQTEKEKEATPELDNDRYEKIKMSRKRQTIAKRLLEAQHQAAMLTTFNEVDLSAIMAIRERKKQGFQEQHDVKLGFMSFFTKAVVSALKKYPYLNAEIQDEEIILKKFYDIGIAVSVDDGLVVPIVRDADKKSFAEIEKDIMSLAQKAKDKKLSLSDLQGGTFSITNGGVFGSLFSTPILNTPQVGILGMHTIQRRPVVVDDEDSIEVRPMMYIALSYDHRIIDGKDAVQFLTTIKSLLEDPEDLFLN
- a CDS encoding 2-oxoglutarate dehydrogenase E1 component, which encodes MTKNGDKWRNFHGPNLAYIEELHERFLEDPNSVDQSMRAFFTNKKENKWTSNTDNIAITNIHNVSHTIANTMRLLQSIRTYGHQEASLYPITKQKEQHQSNFELRYFNLTEEELKSVPATMLWENAPHNIENGLQAYEYLKKCYTGKVAYEFSHVFEQEERDWLDQAVEKGTYIVSLSPENKHKLLDTLLKVDAFEQFLQKTFVGQKRFSIEGVDMLVPMLEDAAKLAAKNGYKQVVMGMAHRGRLNVLAHVLQKPYDLILSEFHHSPNKDLIPSEGSRGINFGWTGDVKYHLGANHEMEEGLTLTLAHNPSHLEFVNPVVSGFARAYQDERTSVGYPIQHMSNAMSVVIHGDAAFPGEGVVAETLNLMNLRGYNTGGTIHIIANNLLGFTTDSEDARSTKYASDIAKGFEIPIIHVNADDPEACLSAIKLAFAYKQKFQKDVVIDLIGYRRYGHNEMDDPMATQPLLYEQIAKHDRLADIYSSILMKEKIVTKDSIKDKKEKLEQHLKDTYKQIPKEKQEVKLPESIEKRIATKNTAVSKDVLMKINTNLLTWPKGYTPYPKLEKILQRRNDAFEDGKKIDWALAETLAFATILKDGTPIRLTGQDSERGTFAQRHLVLHDHKTNRTFSPLHHLPEAKASFAIYNSPLSEAAALGFEYGYSVKAPDTLVLWEAQYGDFVNAAQVIIDQFISAGQAKWGQKSKLVMLLPHGFEGQGPEHSSARLERFLTLAAESNWTIANLTSAAQYFHILRRQAALEEKEARPLIILTPKSLLRNAYTACQGNELSDGSFHSVLEDNRTKSEQPEKLKKLIFCSGKIAIDLITKIDEAQTKEFNEVHIIRIEELYPFPEKEMRQLFTKYKNVSSIAWVQEEPKNMGAWPYIQARLKECINKDIPISYIGRPDRSSPATGDPNVHKKEQDQIIDSALDVSKGEEYIERN
- a CDS encoding DUF6526 family protein; the protein is MEQNYKKHAMIDPVFHFVLAPLSLISVIIGIVQFVYAIRVGTSTLTAVMLLITGFLFFFAATRIRGYALKLQDRLIRTEENFRYFVLTGKRLDSALSLKQIIALRFASDEEFPALVEEALEKNMTPDEIKRTIKNWRVDYQRV